A single window of Microscilla marina ATCC 23134 DNA harbors:
- a CDS encoding SGNH/GDSL hydrolase family protein, protein MKKTFLFALISFVWCFHQFCQAQTGTQLVEANQNGFYYHGRINFANPKAPEFYWPGTSVDFIFRGSKLLKILLEDEKGKNYFNVILNNQHTKPYILKCQKGKKKYAVYNNLDASKSYSVSIFKRTETDEGYTKFMGIELDNGANLAMVKRAYSPRIEFFGNSITVGMGNEDPTGRDNMNPAKKNNYLSYAAITARDLGLDYRCTAKSGIGVMVSWYDLIMPEMYNRVHPDKPALKHDFKSWVPDIVVVNLFQNDSWLVNMTRDPNHKKRFKQGKPTPQQIVQAYVNFISSLRKVYPKAKIVCTLGSMNAVSPGKPWKGYIQQAVNLMKKYYKDQQLYTLFFAYNNRKIGHPTVADHIKMADQLKKFLKQNILK, encoded by the coding sequence ATGAAAAAAACTTTCCTATTCGCCCTGATTTCCTTTGTGTGGTGCTTCCATCAATTTTGTCAAGCTCAGACAGGCACTCAATTGGTGGAAGCCAATCAAAACGGGTTTTATTACCATGGTCGGATCAATTTTGCCAACCCTAAGGCTCCAGAGTTTTATTGGCCAGGTACTTCGGTTGATTTTATTTTTCGTGGAAGTAAACTACTTAAAATCTTATTGGAAGATGAAAAAGGAAAGAACTACTTCAATGTGATTTTGAATAACCAGCATACCAAACCCTATATACTTAAGTGCCAAAAAGGAAAAAAGAAGTATGCGGTGTACAACAATCTGGATGCTAGTAAAAGCTATTCGGTGAGTATCTTTAAGCGTACCGAAACTGATGAAGGTTACACAAAGTTTATGGGAATTGAGTTGGACAATGGAGCAAACCTTGCAATGGTGAAACGAGCCTACTCACCTCGGATCGAGTTTTTTGGTAATTCGATTACTGTAGGCATGGGCAACGAAGACCCCACCGGGAGAGACAATATGAATCCAGCAAAAAAGAACAACTATTTATCGTATGCAGCCATTACTGCAAGAGACTTGGGGCTTGACTATAGATGCACTGCCAAAAGTGGTATAGGAGTCATGGTAAGTTGGTATGACTTGATTATGCCCGAAATGTACAATCGTGTACACCCTGATAAACCAGCGTTAAAACACGACTTTAAGAGTTGGGTACCCGACATTGTGGTAGTGAATCTTTTTCAGAACGATAGTTGGTTGGTAAATATGACCAGAGACCCTAATCACAAAAAACGTTTTAAGCAGGGGAAACCCACTCCACAGCAAATTGTGCAGGCATACGTGAACTTTATTAGTAGCTTACGCAAGGTGTATCCTAAAGCTAAAATTGTGTGTACTTTGGGGTCAATGAACGCTGTAAGCCCAGGTAAGCCTTGGAAAGGCTATATTCAACAGGCAGTAAACCTAATGAAGAAATACTATAAAGATCAGCAATTGTATACCTTATTTTTTGCCTATAATAACCGCAAAATTGGGCATCCTACCGTGGCAGATCATATTAAAATGGCTGATCAGCTCAAAAAGTTTTTGAAACAAAACATATTAAAATAA
- a CDS encoding DUF3108 domain-containing protein, producing the protein MRKFVALVVFIGVISGFITPTYDGYRTIKNDVFNPGEHLEYIAHYGPINAGVGIVDVSKKLFYLNGRLCYRVDVLGKSVGAFDAITRIRDTWRSYIDTSAFVSHRFYRHIEETDYRRDELTHIEPSKNRATMRYEQWKEKRNGAKSKLEKGNKVVVVPRNAQDMISGYYYLRMLDFNSLKPGQIITIPGFLEDKIYDLKIRYKGKSIAKTKFGKIHAHKLVPIMPKNGLFSGENSIRFWVSDDGNKIPVRIEADMFIGKVVIEVKSFRNLRHKFNFKKKK; encoded by the coding sequence ATGAGAAAATTTGTAGCACTAGTAGTTTTTATCGGTGTAATTAGTGGCTTTATTACGCCAACTTACGATGGCTACCGTACCATAAAAAACGACGTGTTTAACCCTGGTGAACACCTGGAGTATATAGCACATTATGGACCTATCAATGCGGGAGTAGGCATTGTTGATGTAAGTAAAAAACTGTTTTACCTTAATGGCAGACTTTGCTATAGAGTAGATGTTTTGGGTAAATCAGTGGGAGCCTTTGATGCCATTACCCGGATACGTGACACTTGGCGTTCTTATATAGACACGTCGGCTTTTGTAAGCCATCGTTTTTATCGCCATATCGAAGAGACCGATTATCGTCGAGATGAACTTACTCATATAGAACCTTCCAAAAACAGAGCTACTATGCGTTATGAGCAATGGAAGGAAAAAAGAAATGGAGCTAAGTCTAAACTTGAAAAAGGGAACAAAGTTGTAGTGGTGCCAAGAAATGCCCAAGACATGATTAGTGGGTATTATTACCTGCGTATGTTAGATTTTAATTCTTTAAAACCAGGTCAGATTATTACGATTCCAGGATTTTTAGAAGACAAAATTTATGACCTTAAAATAAGGTACAAAGGAAAAAGTATAGCAAAAACTAAATTTGGGAAAATTCATGCCCATAAATTGGTACCTATTATGCCTAAAAATGGGCTGTTTTCTGGTGAAAACTCGATTCGTTTTTGGGTATCAGACGATGGCAACAAAATACCTGTAAGAATAGAAGCCGATATGTTTATAGGCAAAGTAGTGATAGAAGTAAAGAGCTTCCGCAACTTGCGCCACAAATTTAACTTTAAAAAGAAGAAGTAA
- a CDS encoding metallophosphoesterase family protein — MKVAIFADLHGRLLLAFKLVERYQRETGQNIDLILQCGDVGIFPELDHLDTATLRFARRDRSELGFHDYFTIPHRKAQEVLEKTDCQMVCVRGNHEDHEFLDGLEQLSPDQTLFPVDCYKRVFVCKSGHVQQFTYEDATLNVLGVGRAGDRKNRDNATFIQPYERRQLRQTLSAKPTIDILISHDVPTDMTDPGYGMKELRPALDALRPTYHFYGHTGKPFHQEPDNNQVTQSVKVAELEYKRQETLAYGAMLLLTVEADQPLHLEVVDAPWLKEYTKSNWLYVD, encoded by the coding sequence ATGAAAGTAGCTATTTTTGCCGATTTACATGGTCGACTTTTGCTTGCCTTCAAGCTGGTAGAACGGTACCAAAGAGAAACCGGGCAAAATATTGACTTGATTTTACAATGTGGTGATGTGGGTATATTTCCAGAACTGGATCACTTAGATACTGCTACCTTGCGTTTTGCCAGACGAGACAGAAGCGAGCTGGGTTTTCACGATTATTTCACTATTCCCCATCGAAAAGCCCAGGAAGTGTTAGAAAAAACCGATTGCCAGATGGTATGTGTAAGGGGCAACCACGAAGATCACGAGTTTTTGGATGGGTTGGAGCAATTAAGTCCTGATCAAACCCTGTTTCCAGTAGATTGTTACAAACGGGTTTTTGTGTGTAAATCGGGACATGTCCAACAGTTTACCTACGAAGACGCCACCCTGAACGTATTGGGGGTTGGGCGAGCTGGCGATCGTAAAAACCGTGACAATGCTACTTTCATTCAACCCTATGAACGTCGTCAATTGAGACAAACCCTGAGCGCCAAGCCAACTATAGATATACTTATTTCGCACGATGTGCCTACCGATATGACCGACCCTGGCTATGGGATGAAAGAGTTACGCCCGGCACTGGATGCATTGCGTCCAACATACCATTTTTACGGGCACACTGGCAAACCTTTTCATCAGGAACCAGACAATAACCAAGTAACTCAGTCGGTGAAGGTAGCCGAGCTAGAGTACAAAAGACAAGAGACTTTGGCTTATGGAGCAATGCTGTTGCTGACAGTAGAAGCCGACCAGCCCTTGCACCTGGAAGTGGTAGATGCACCTTGGCTAAAAGAGTATACCAAAAGTAACTGGTTGTATGTAGACTAA
- a CDS encoding porin family protein, translated as MLKRIYLLLFACLFAMAGYAQKEKACKDKLKDATRAYDEGRVSEVEILIKDCLKDLDRAKQKEAYRLLTLSGLYLDDRDMAEHNMREFLRIEKEYKPVRGTGENADQPEFVELFDKFHTKPIYLYGLKLGVSYSVTQSTMTFSVDDNAKTGIFKPRVGFLIGGMFDIPVTDNLHVGAEAYYATRNYTHTESLLGFTDVVFQENQSMVEVPIYARYLFGNTDKRFRPFVTAGVFADLVLSSTAEVTRTDLIGDTKKEFKLLGEDMTPQRKKLNFGAMVGAGFLLKTKGGFFTVDFRYNFGLTNIVKTSERGANVPLIYRYGYIDDNMVISPFTFSLGFFIPKYNPRLKKEYRRVVPQKSGNRKRKRRRKK; from the coding sequence ATGTTAAAACGAATTTATCTCTTACTGTTTGCCTGTTTGTTTGCTATGGCAGGATACGCCCAAAAAGAGAAAGCCTGCAAGGATAAACTGAAAGATGCTACCAGGGCCTACGATGAAGGGCGTGTAAGCGAAGTGGAAATTTTGATAAAAGATTGCTTAAAGGACTTAGATCGCGCAAAACAAAAAGAAGCTTATCGTTTGCTCACGCTTAGTGGTCTCTACCTTGATGATAGGGACATGGCTGAGCATAACATGCGTGAGTTTTTAAGAATAGAAAAAGAATACAAGCCTGTGAGAGGTACTGGCGAGAATGCTGATCAACCAGAGTTTGTAGAGCTTTTTGATAAGTTTCATACCAAACCTATTTACCTTTATGGTTTAAAACTAGGTGTATCATACAGTGTTACACAATCTACTATGACTTTTAGTGTAGATGATAACGCCAAGACTGGTATATTTAAGCCACGAGTAGGTTTCTTGATAGGAGGAATGTTTGATATTCCTGTGACTGATAATCTACACGTGGGAGCAGAAGCCTACTATGCCACTCGCAACTATACACACACAGAGAGTTTACTTGGTTTTACTGATGTAGTTTTTCAAGAAAACCAATCAATGGTAGAGGTTCCTATATATGCACGCTATTTATTTGGCAATACTGATAAGCGCTTCAGACCTTTTGTTACAGCAGGTGTTTTTGCTGATTTAGTTCTATCATCAACAGCTGAAGTTACCAGAACTGATTTAATAGGCGACACTAAGAAAGAGTTTAAACTGCTGGGTGAGGATATGACGCCTCAACGTAAAAAACTGAACTTTGGAGCAATGGTTGGTGCTGGGTTTTTGCTCAAAACTAAAGGTGGTTTTTTTACAGTGGATTTTCGTTATAATTTTGGCCTGACGAACATTGTAAAGACTTCGGAAAGAGGGGCAAACGTTCCACTGATTTATCGTTACGGTTATATAGACGATAATATGGTAATTAGCCCTTTTACATTTTCTCTAGGGTTTTTTATCCCAAAATACAACCCAAGGTTAAAGAAAGAATACAGGAGAGTAGTGCCTCAGAAAAGTGGAAATCGCAAGAGAAAGAGAAGGCGAAAGAAGTAG
- a CDS encoding alpha/beta fold hydrolase — protein MSNLKLQLIKTSLTFGALFTPHRVMNYFWDKMFTTHKRSLKPPHTQILDAAKKERFEVTLFNNEPATIHTYSWGTGKQTILLLHGWESKAADYYKLIPLLLQQGYKVLSLDFPAHGSSNQLQTSLPEFIKVVRQYMQAHLEIETIVAHSLGGTAAATWLGEQTNAKVKQLIMIGSPIIPKNFFEGAFNFFGVRRKVRTLFYAKAHRTFGKGIEDFALANALTTTNQATQVYGIYDVKDRVVSIDEVKTYASQNPAVHMQYFDGVGHHQMIKHPEVLQACLSILAQAQA, from the coding sequence ATGAGCAATTTAAAATTACAATTAATCAAAACCAGCCTAACCTTTGGCGCCTTATTTACACCTCACCGAGTAATGAATTACTTTTGGGACAAAATGTTTACTACCCATAAACGTAGCCTTAAACCACCACATACACAAATACTGGATGCTGCCAAAAAAGAACGTTTTGAAGTAACCTTGTTTAACAACGAGCCAGCTACCATTCATACTTATAGTTGGGGCACAGGCAAGCAAACCATACTTCTGTTGCACGGTTGGGAGTCAAAGGCAGCCGATTATTATAAGTTGATTCCTTTGTTGCTTCAGCAGGGATACAAAGTTTTGAGCCTCGATTTTCCAGCCCATGGCAGCTCCAACCAACTACAAACCAGTTTGCCTGAATTTATCAAAGTTGTGCGTCAGTATATGCAGGCTCATCTAGAAATAGAAACTATAGTTGCCCATTCGCTGGGAGGAACTGCTGCTGCTACCTGGTTAGGCGAACAAACGAATGCCAAGGTAAAGCAGTTGATAATGATCGGCAGCCCCATCATACCTAAAAACTTTTTTGAAGGAGCGTTCAATTTTTTTGGAGTGCGCCGCAAAGTCAGGACATTATTTTATGCCAAAGCTCACCGTACTTTTGGCAAAGGGATAGAAGATTTTGCTCTTGCCAATGCTTTGACTACCACAAACCAAGCTACACAAGTGTATGGTATATATGATGTAAAAGATCGGGTGGTTTCAATTGACGAAGTAAAAACATATGCCAGCCAAAACCCCGCAGTACACATGCAGTATTTTGATGGAGTAGGACACCATCAAATGATTAAGCACCCAGAAGTTTTACAAGCTTGTCTGAGTATTTTGGCGCAAGCGCAAGCATAA
- a CDS encoding TetR/AcrR family transcriptional regulator, whose product MGKSKKFSDREKTRADIIQKSAILFNKKGYLSTSIGDIEKCTGFSRGSIYGNFDSKEEVALEAFRYNFRQMFSGIKAMVDVATTAKDKLLAYPRYHRQHHPYYINRGGCVVLNTSVDADDTNPALSAKAVQYIGVWEKSINYILDLGETQNEWKAPINRKAFFARFVGLIQGGIFLTKTTSDDEYLLGNLALLEEYIEDMSK is encoded by the coding sequence ATGGGTAAGAGTAAAAAGTTTTCGGACAGAGAAAAAACCAGGGCAGATATTATTCAAAAATCGGCAATCTTATTCAATAAAAAAGGCTATTTAAGCACTTCTATTGGCGATATTGAAAAATGTACTGGGTTTAGTCGAGGGAGCATTTACGGAAACTTTGACAGTAAAGAAGAAGTAGCACTAGAAGCGTTTAGGTATAATTTTCGTCAAATGTTTTCGGGCATCAAGGCAATGGTAGACGTTGCTACCACTGCCAAAGACAAATTATTGGCTTATCCACGTTACCACAGGCAACACCATCCATATTATATCAATAGGGGTGGTTGTGTGGTGCTCAACACCTCTGTAGATGCTGACGACACCAACCCTGCCCTTAGTGCCAAAGCTGTGCAGTATATCGGAGTATGGGAAAAGTCAATCAACTATATACTTGATTTGGGCGAAACCCAAAACGAATGGAAAGCCCCCATCAACCGAAAGGCTTTTTTTGCACGCTTTGTTGGTTTAATTCAAGGAGGAATTTTTTTGACTAAAACCACCAGCGATGATGAGTATTTGTTGGGCAACCTTGCCTTGCTTGAAGAGTACATTGAAGATATGAGTAAATAA
- a CDS encoding CIS tube protein, which produces MADTPNKLKIQRKAYVGATLKKDNTMTGGTIQSDGSITVAINPANLSYSVNVKYDEVEIPGSTHPVARFKNIQPESVSFDLIFDGTNMIYQNDEGVLEEIEAFKKLTYGYSGTHHDIGYLEISWGSFIFECRLTSLSVKYTLFDEKGNPIRATASCQFRSHTSPDEETKKQKQSSPDLTHVKVVKAGYGLRHMCYEIYGDTKLDVAVAKFNGFTTRYVSEGTEVILPPLQSI; this is translated from the coding sequence ATGGCAGATACACCTAACAAACTAAAAATTCAGCGAAAGGCTTATGTAGGGGCAACATTGAAGAAGGATAATACAATGACTGGTGGCACAATTCAGTCAGATGGTTCAATCACTGTAGCAATTAACCCTGCAAACCTAAGTTATTCTGTAAATGTCAAATATGATGAAGTAGAGATTCCTGGTAGTACTCATCCAGTGGCAAGGTTTAAAAATATTCAACCAGAAAGTGTAAGTTTTGACCTGATCTTCGATGGTACAAATATGATATACCAAAACGATGAAGGGGTACTGGAAGAAATTGAAGCTTTTAAAAAGCTAACTTACGGCTATAGTGGTACACATCACGACATTGGTTACTTAGAAATTTCCTGGGGTTCGTTTATTTTTGAGTGTAGACTAACTTCCTTATCTGTAAAGTATACATTGTTTGATGAAAAAGGAAATCCCATCAGAGCTACTGCATCTTGCCAGTTTCGTAGTCATACTTCACCAGACGAAGAAACTAAAAAACAAAAACAAAGTTCTCCTGATTTGACCCACGTAAAGGTTGTAAAAGCAGGGTATGGGTTAAGGCATATGTGCTATGAAATATATGGTGATACCAAACTAGATGTAGCAGTGGCAAAGTTTAATGGTTTTACCACCCGCTATGTGTCTGAGGGTACGGAAGTGATATTACCACCTCTACAGTCAATCTAA
- a CDS encoding nSTAND1 domain-containing NTPase, with translation MSEQAITQSSNSINTVDRRNPFPGLRSFKYEESHLYFGRDNQIEMVLNKLIKHRFVAVVGTSGIGKSSFLYCGLFPTLFGDYQTEYSNKWEVCTFRPGESPIKNLAQSITDEAVKNNPELDAEMTFNVEYSTLMSSSTGLVDAFKGKYEKHQKNYLIFVDQFEELFRFKDIDSSTTEETLAFIKLLLTATEQNDVPIYVALTMRSDFVGDCSQYPNLTNAINNSQFLIPQMTRNEKKAAIEGPIQVMGAGIDDRLVQQILNDVGDNADQLPIMQHALMRTWDYWEQSSIHGEPINTGHYEAIGGMKTALEVHANEAFNELNDEQKRTCELIFKAITQKGDDGRRVRRPTQLSEIAAVAEKSIEECIVVIDNFRRADRTLLMPPQEVPLDENSVIDISHESLMRIWGMLIFWVDEEAEFVKEYLGWAMAAENHQSGQGGLLKDADLKLALAKREEKKPNLAWGMRYHPAYERTMSFLDFSKKSDEEAIANRKKLAERRKQIFRAIFAFICVIMVGALIASYFAYEAKQEANKNLGEAKAQKEKAVASAKAATVAQKKAVKSAETAKKAQGKALAEADRATKAQKAALRSAKLARAAKIRALQEKKAADEQRQRAVAAKALADTATKKAEQSAIVATKAKGVAEQAKQAADNLSKKVIAQKMGLRSIQLTDHIEQALVAQQAYHIFKKSNVRGETQDPNIYDGLYYAIKRLSDPNYNQFKGHFSTIRSLEPTFGNVIYSTGSDGTIRKCDVGNDLSTGVDVPALVTTGQVNRSLSLSPGKKVMACAGNSATIRLYNVANDGNLSMASRINTGQSEIRRIVMAGNNVLYALSANGEITYWEQKGRRWKSEPVAQDKATLMAANSQKVAWNKAKNVIVYNNRVTTKSYELTISNQDRIVSLEFSQDGAWLAAGTQAGFLYLWSVANGKPVSMGTEQSLPRHLARINNIAFNYNDSGKATLMATGSWDKSVRIYELKNLGKSPIVLNDHRDWVWSICFSGDGTKLLAGCKDNLIRVWPTTVEAMKDVIASTGKVKRNMSIKEWNRHVSKNINYARTFSNMKDGAGVKPEHKRREKE, from the coding sequence ATGTCTGAACAAGCCATTACCCAATCCAGCAATTCTATCAACACAGTTGACAGACGAAACCCGTTTCCGGGATTGCGTTCATTTAAGTATGAAGAAAGCCACCTCTACTTTGGACGCGACAACCAAATAGAAATGGTGCTGAATAAATTAATTAAACACCGTTTTGTTGCCGTTGTCGGAACATCAGGAATCGGTAAATCATCTTTTCTCTATTGTGGATTGTTTCCCACACTTTTTGGCGATTACCAAACCGAATATAGTAACAAATGGGAAGTATGTACTTTTCGCCCCGGAGAGTCTCCTATCAAAAACCTGGCACAGTCCATCACTGACGAAGCAGTAAAAAACAACCCCGAACTAGATGCTGAAATGACATTTAATGTAGAGTATTCTACACTCATGAGTAGCTCTACTGGGTTGGTTGATGCCTTCAAAGGCAAATACGAAAAACATCAAAAAAACTACCTCATATTTGTTGATCAGTTTGAAGAACTTTTCAGATTCAAAGATATTGACTCTAGTACTACAGAAGAAACGTTAGCATTCATAAAATTGTTGCTTACTGCCACAGAACAGAATGATGTACCTATATATGTAGCACTTACAATGCGTTCTGATTTTGTGGGAGATTGCTCTCAATACCCTAACCTGACCAATGCGATTAATAACAGTCAGTTCTTGATTCCGCAAATGACCCGGAATGAGAAAAAGGCTGCAATCGAAGGACCTATCCAGGTAATGGGAGCTGGCATTGACGATCGCTTGGTACAACAAATATTAAATGATGTAGGCGACAATGCCGATCAGTTGCCTATTATGCAACACGCACTCATGCGTACCTGGGATTATTGGGAACAAAGCTCTATTCATGGCGAACCTATCAACACTGGTCATTATGAAGCCATTGGAGGAATGAAAACCGCTTTGGAAGTCCATGCAAACGAGGCTTTCAATGAATTGAATGATGAGCAAAAAAGGACTTGTGAACTTATTTTTAAGGCAATTACCCAAAAAGGAGACGATGGTAGGCGTGTACGTCGCCCAACCCAGTTGAGCGAAATAGCAGCAGTAGCTGAAAAGTCTATCGAAGAGTGTATTGTAGTGATCGATAACTTTCGTCGTGCCGACCGTACCTTATTAATGCCCCCTCAGGAGGTTCCATTAGACGAAAATAGCGTGATAGACATCTCGCACGAGAGTTTGATGCGTATTTGGGGAATGTTGATTTTTTGGGTAGATGAAGAGGCTGAATTTGTAAAAGAGTATTTAGGGTGGGCAATGGCTGCCGAAAATCACCAATCAGGACAGGGTGGTCTTTTGAAAGATGCTGACCTTAAACTGGCTCTTGCCAAAAGAGAAGAGAAAAAGCCCAACCTTGCTTGGGGGATGCGTTACCATCCGGCGTATGAGCGCACCATGTCTTTTCTCGATTTTAGTAAAAAGTCTGATGAAGAGGCGATCGCCAACCGCAAGAAATTGGCAGAAAGGCGTAAGCAGATTTTTAGGGCAATATTTGCGTTTATCTGTGTAATTATGGTAGGGGCGCTGATTGCTTCTTACTTTGCTTATGAAGCCAAACAAGAGGCCAATAAAAACTTAGGAGAAGCTAAAGCCCAAAAAGAAAAGGCGGTGGCAAGTGCCAAAGCAGCAACTGTAGCTCAGAAAAAAGCAGTAAAAAGTGCTGAAACAGCAAAAAAAGCACAAGGAAAAGCATTGGCGGAAGCAGACAGAGCAACTAAAGCCCAAAAGGCCGCTCTGAGAAGTGCAAAACTTGCAAGGGCTGCCAAAATCAGGGCATTGCAAGAGAAAAAAGCAGCTGATGAACAACGACAGAGGGCGGTAGCTGCCAAGGCTTTGGCAGATACAGCTACCAAAAAAGCAGAGCAAAGTGCGATTGTGGCAACCAAAGCCAAAGGAGTAGCTGAGCAAGCCAAACAAGCAGCCGATAACCTAAGTAAAAAGGTGATTGCTCAGAAAATGGGACTGCGTTCTATTCAATTAACTGATCATATAGAACAAGCCTTAGTGGCTCAGCAGGCATACCATATTTTCAAAAAATCAAATGTCAGAGGTGAGACACAAGACCCTAACATTTACGATGGACTATACTACGCTATCAAGAGGTTGTCAGACCCTAATTATAATCAATTTAAAGGACACTTTTCTACCATTCGCTCACTAGAACCTACATTTGGTAATGTAATATATTCTACGGGTAGTGATGGAACTATTCGTAAGTGTGATGTAGGAAACGATTTGTCTACTGGGGTAGATGTTCCTGCATTGGTGACTACCGGGCAAGTAAACCGTTCCTTATCATTGAGCCCTGGTAAAAAAGTAATGGCTTGTGCCGGAAACTCAGCTACTATCAGGCTTTACAATGTAGCCAATGACGGAAACCTTAGCATGGCAAGCAGAATTAATACAGGGCAAAGCGAAATCCGAAGGATTGTAATGGCTGGAAATAATGTATTGTATGCACTAAGTGCCAATGGGGAAATTACTTATTGGGAACAAAAAGGACGTAGATGGAAAAGTGAGCCTGTAGCACAAGATAAAGCTACTTTGATGGCTGCTAATAGTCAGAAAGTGGCTTGGAATAAGGCAAAAAATGTAATTGTTTATAATAACCGTGTGACAACCAAAAGTTATGAACTAACCATCAGCAATCAAGATAGAATCGTTTCTCTTGAGTTTAGCCAGGATGGAGCTTGGTTGGCAGCAGGTACTCAGGCTGGTTTCTTGTATTTGTGGAGTGTAGCCAATGGCAAGCCCGTTTCAATGGGCACAGAGCAATCACTGCCTCGTCACCTTGCCCGAATTAATAATATTGCATTTAATTATAACGATAGTGGTAAAGCGACCCTAATGGCTACTGGTAGTTGGGACAAGTCGGTACGTATTTATGAGCTAAAGAATTTAGGTAAGTCTCCCATTGTTTTAAATGATCACCGGGATTGGGTTTGGTCTATTTGTTTTAGTGGTGATGGCACCAAGTTACTTGCTGGTTGTAAAGACAACCTAATACGAGTATGGCCAACAACAGTAGAAGCCATGAAAGATGTAATAGCGTCTACTGGGAAAGTTAAAAGAAATATGAGTATTAAAGAATGGAATCGTCACGTGTCTAAAAACATTAACTATGCACGTACCTTCTCTAATATGAAAGATGGAGCAGGAGTAAAACCTGAGCATAAGCGGAGAGAAAAAGAGTAA
- a CDS encoding vWA domain-containing protein, whose amino-acid sequence MQGLKYTVDIVMCIDATGSMQPIIDKVKNNALKFYEDLNQVMEEKGKAIDTLRVRLVAFKDYYYDGEESMKASEFFVLPDQKEAFKNFVDGIEADGGGDEPETGLEAIALAIKSPWNKVGDKKRQIVVMWTDASVHPLEKDAGAKPTHYPADMPGNFDDLTDLWDGQYMNRAAKRLIVYAPDAYAWTDIANHWENTIQYPSKAGEGLNEVDYQTILDAIASSV is encoded by the coding sequence ATGCAAGGATTAAAATATACTGTAGACATTGTAATGTGCATTGATGCTACTGGAAGCATGCAACCCATCATTGATAAAGTGAAAAATAATGCCCTGAAGTTTTATGAAGACCTCAACCAGGTAATGGAAGAAAAAGGCAAGGCTATAGATACTTTGCGGGTAAGGTTGGTTGCTTTTAAAGATTACTATTATGATGGAGAGGAGTCTATGAAGGCTTCAGAGTTTTTTGTTTTGCCTGATCAAAAAGAGGCATTTAAAAATTTTGTTGATGGCATTGAAGCCGACGGGGGGGGAGATGAGCCCGAAACTGGCTTGGAAGCAATAGCCCTTGCCATAAAGTCGCCCTGGAATAAAGTTGGCGATAAAAAACGACAAATTGTAGTAATGTGGACAGATGCCAGTGTACATCCGCTTGAAAAAGATGCAGGGGCTAAGCCTACTCACTACCCAGCAGATATGCCTGGTAATTTTGATGATTTAACTGACTTGTGGGATGGACAATATATGAACCGGGCAGCAAAGAGGCTGATTGTTTATGCACCAGATGCCTATGCTTGGACAGATATTGCTAACCACTGGGAAAATACGATTCAGTATCCTTCGAAAGCTGGTGAGGGGTTGAATGAGGTAGACTACCAAACAATTTTGGATGCTATAGCCAGCAGTGTATAA